One part of the Augochlora pura isolate Apur16 chromosome 3, APUR_v2.2.1, whole genome shotgun sequence genome encodes these proteins:
- the LOC144467645 gene encoding uncharacterized protein LOC144467645, translated as MIAASGPPARQPLLGDGNHLIESLLGPRCERIVTCSRHGKVFPLRADFLRDSRQCEKLPVSTTRPTTTRETIGPGGSLIDCNGHEARGDAEKSSLTRTDGGRAARRIWRSGHHVTGHLYGRQTLSGSHLCEQSQVRRELQRFEACGIGHRFCAGLAFLRQSVIRLLSLSITVSLVGSLPSLSKPQGSKRSILILVWGLHDNCRLGTDHFHIPRKRTTTFERIGSNYAEILVLLNPLTLTQ; from the exons ATGATTGCAGCGTCGGGTCCGCCAGCGCGCCAGCCGCTATTGGGGGATGGAAACCACCTTATAGAGTCTCTCCTCGGTCCTCGATGCGAGCGGATTGTCACATGCTCCCGGCACGGCAAAGTGTTTCCTCTTCGTGCCGACTTCCTTCGGGACTCCCGACAGTGCGAAAAGCTCCCTGTATCGACGACCCGACCGACGACGACACGGGAAACCATCGGTCCCG GTGGTAGTCTTATCGATTGCAATGGACACGAGGCGCGAGGAGACGCGGAAAAGAGTTCGCTGACAAGGACCGACGGCGGCCGTGCTGCCAGAAGAATATGGCGGTCGGGGCACCACGTGACCGGCCACCTGTACGGAAGGCAGACCTTGAG TGGTTCTCATCTCTGCGAACAGAGCCAAGTTCGACGCGAGTTACAACGATTCGAAGCGTGCGGAATCGGCCATCGGTTTTGCGCCGGCCTGGCATTCCTGCGACAGTCTGTGATTCGATTACTCAGTCTTTCCATAACTGTGTCACTGGTTGGATCGTTGCCAAGTTTGTCCAAACCTCAGGGTTCGAAGCGTAGTATTCTTATTCTCGTTTGGGGGTTACACGATAATTGTCGCTTGGGAACTGATCATTTCCACATCCCGCGAAAGAGAACTACAACGTTCGAGAGGATCGGTAGCAATTACGCTGAAATATTAGTActccttaaccctttaacgCTGACgcagtaa